A region of Mesorhizobium sp. AR02 DNA encodes the following proteins:
- a CDS encoding IS91 family transposase, whose translation MRVLTYRAVHAGHLSLQQLKVMSAIEHCRTAALGGHVEACEDCGQWRIAYNSCRNRHCPKCQGAAARTWLAEREADLLPVGYFHVVFTLPAEVADIAFHNKAAVYDLLFRAASETMLTIAADPKHLGARIGITAVLHTWGSAMTHHPHVHMIVPGGGIAPDGSRWISSRPGFLLPVRVLGKLFRRLFLSRLVALHDAGRLAFFGAIAHLAQRRAFLRHLSPVRKKRWVVYAKAPFAGPEAVLAYLSRYTHRVAISNSRLIAFDKSGVTFRYKDYRRNGADRQQLMTLATDEFIRRFLLHVLPKGFHRIRHCGLLAGSARKASLALARELLNVAATSDDDTRDEPDNFRPPCPCCGGRMIVIEVFERWRQPRGPPHGSRSTGRSTP comes from the coding sequence TTGAGGGTTTTGACGTACCGGGCCGTCCATGCAGGTCATCTGAGCCTGCAGCAACTCAAGGTCATGTCGGCGATCGAGCACTGTCGCACCGCGGCCCTCGGCGGGCATGTCGAAGCCTGCGAGGACTGCGGCCAGTGGCGCATCGCCTACAACTCCTGCCGCAACCGGCATTGTCCGAAGTGCCAGGGCGCGGCCGCGCGGACATGGCTCGCCGAGCGAGAGGCCGACCTGCTGCCGGTCGGCTACTTCCATGTCGTGTTCACGCTGCCCGCCGAGGTTGCCGACATCGCCTTCCACAACAAGGCGGCGGTCTACGACCTGCTGTTCCGTGCGGCATCGGAGACGATGCTGACGATCGCGGCGGATCCGAAGCATCTCGGCGCGCGCATCGGCATCACCGCCGTCCTCCACACATGGGGCTCCGCGATGACCCACCATCCGCACGTCCACATGATCGTGCCGGGCGGCGGCATCGCGCCGGACGGAAGCCGGTGGATATCGTCGCGTCCGGGCTTCCTGCTGCCGGTGCGCGTGCTCGGTAAGCTGTTCCGCCGCCTGTTCCTCTCCCGGTTGGTCGCGCTGCACGACGCTGGCCGGCTCGCCTTCTTCGGCGCAATTGCTCATCTCGCGCAACGGCGGGCATTCCTGCGCCACCTGTCGCCGGTCCGGAAGAAGCGCTGGGTGGTCTACGCCAAGGCGCCCTTTGCCGGCCCGGAAGCGGTGCTCGCCTACCTGTCGCGCTACACGCACCGGGTCGCGATTTCGAACAGCCGGCTGATCGCCTTCGACAAGAGCGGCGTCACCTTCCGCTATAAGGACTATCGTCGCAACGGCGCCGACCGGCAGCAGCTCATGACGCTCGCCACCGACGAGTTCATCCGCCGCTTCCTGCTCCACGTGTTGCCAAAGGGATTCCACCGCATCCGGCATTGCGGCCTGCTTGCCGGCTCTGCTCGCAAGGCCAGCCTCGCGCTTGCTCGTGAACTCCTGAACGTCGCCGCAACGTCCGACGATGACACCAGAGACGAACCGGACAACTTCCGCCCGCCATGCCCCTGCTGTGGCGGCCGCATGATCGTGATCGAGGTGTTCGAACGATGGAGGCAGCCGCGCGGACCGCCACACGGCTCCCGGTCGACCGGGAGGAGCACGCCATGA
- a CDS encoding HlyD family type I secretion periplasmic adaptor subunit: MNASPPPPSAGQPIPSLPSRRPKPRRSDQEFLAPALEILETPPSPVRMALVLIICAFVATTLAWAYLGRIDIIASAQGKFEPTGKVKIIQPLETGRVKALPPAEGTHVSQGDVLLELDATEEIADEAGLKRDLASYQAEAIRRRAAIDAAREQKLPSKPIIPWGDEVPDLLRSREQNILNGDLGQLASNLNSLKAQRQEKLTDQDQFAQTIETQKSLISTLQARVTMRSAAQAKDADTKSSVIDATETLKYQITQLAIQQGQLANAEGEAVVQAREIDKTLEAFISDNTQKLGDAERQIDDLTQKLARATAERERKTIVSPISGTVEESVITNVGQVVTVGQEVMRIVPDDSKLELRVYVLNTDIGFVKAGQEAVVKIQSFPFTRYGTITARVTSVATDAIPEPDATQLEGNPAAQISNATFAGAERTQNLVFPVTLTPDKTVMSADGHDVPLTPGMAATVEIKTDSRRILGYVFSPIVEVTSEAFKER; encoded by the coding sequence ATGAACGCCAGCCCGCCGCCGCCCTCAGCCGGCCAGCCGATACCATCGCTGCCTTCCAGAAGGCCCAAGCCCAGGCGCTCGGACCAGGAGTTCCTCGCGCCGGCGCTTGAGATCCTGGAAACACCGCCATCGCCGGTGCGCATGGCGCTGGTCCTGATCATCTGCGCCTTTGTCGCCACGACTCTCGCCTGGGCGTATTTGGGCCGCATCGACATCATCGCCTCGGCCCAGGGCAAGTTCGAGCCAACCGGCAAGGTGAAGATCATTCAGCCACTGGAAACCGGTCGGGTCAAAGCGCTGCCGCCAGCGGAAGGCACGCATGTCAGCCAAGGCGATGTGCTGCTCGAACTCGACGCAACCGAGGAGATCGCCGACGAAGCCGGGCTAAAGCGCGATCTTGCCTCCTATCAAGCCGAAGCGATACGCCGGCGTGCCGCCATCGATGCGGCGCGCGAACAGAAACTCCCGTCCAAGCCGATCATCCCATGGGGCGATGAGGTTCCCGATCTCTTGCGCAGCCGCGAGCAGAACATCCTCAACGGCGATCTCGGCCAGCTCGCTTCAAACCTGAATTCGCTTAAGGCTCAGCGTCAGGAAAAGTTAACCGACCAGGATCAATTCGCCCAAACAATCGAGACCCAGAAATCCCTGATTTCCACACTCCAGGCTCGCGTCACCATGCGCTCCGCTGCCCAGGCCAAGGATGCGGACACAAAGTCCAGCGTGATCGACGCCACGGAGACGCTGAAGTACCAAATCACGCAACTGGCCATCCAGCAAGGCCAACTGGCCAACGCCGAAGGCGAAGCCGTGGTGCAGGCGCGCGAGATCGACAAGACGCTCGAGGCATTCATCAGCGACAACACGCAGAAACTCGGCGATGCGGAAAGGCAGATCGACGACCTCACCCAAAAACTGGCCAGGGCCACGGCCGAGCGTGAACGCAAGACCATCGTGAGCCCGATCTCGGGCACTGTGGAGGAATCGGTGATCACTAATGTCGGCCAGGTCGTCACCGTGGGCCAGGAAGTCATGCGCATCGTGCCCGATGACTCCAAGCTCGAACTGCGGGTCTATGTCCTCAACACCGATATCGGCTTCGTCAAGGCGGGGCAGGAGGCCGTGGTGAAGATCCAGTCCTTCCCCTTCACGCGCTACGGCACCATCACCGCCAGGGTGACCAGTGTCGCCACCGATGCCATTCCCGAGCCCGATGCAACGCAACTCGAAGGCAATCCCGCGGCCCAGATTTCCAATGCAACCTTCGCCGGCGCCGAGCGCACACAGAACCTGGTTTTTCCGGTCACACTCACGCCGGACAAGACGGTCATGAGCGCGGACGGCCACGACGTGCCCCTCACGCCAGGCATGGCCGCCACGGTGGAAATCAAGACCGATAGCAGGCGCATTCTGGGATATGTGTTCTCGCCGATTGTGGAGGTGACATCGGAGGCATTCAAGGAGAGATAG
- a CDS encoding type I secretion system permease/ATPase encodes MNSPEMTAAPQEQLDSGLRALCGIAAFYRIAADPRHLANQLALTGRLANERDLIRAAAIVGLKARVVARLTPKRIETLPVPAIVRIADGSFQVFGGKNPSGRYRLVDPITRIDRELTLEALLQEIGGQIVLIGRRLRGQGSDPRSFGLGWFLPSIWRYRKPLAHVLLASLFVQIFALVTPLFFQVVVDKVLTHKGYSTLFVLVAGIAIIGLFDIVLQYLRSYALSHTTNRIDVELGQKLFQHLLRLPLGYFETRSAGQTVARVRELETIRSFLTGQGLFSAIDLAFTLVFIAVLYAYSWKLTLIVVASIPLYILIAVLVRPSLRAMIKEKFNRGAVSQQFLVEAIVGIQTVKAGAVEPVMQAQWAERLAAYVRTSFDATMLSAGGQNAIQYVSKLSTALLLLFGAKAVIDGELSVGALVAFNMIANQTVQPVLRLSQLWQDFQQVQISVDRLGDILNTPMERAPQTSLVLPPPRGAIDLRNVTFRYRPGSPEVLKSVSLSIQPGEVIGIVGASGSGKSTLTKLIQRLYSAEEGQVLLDGADLSQVDPAWLRSHIGVVLQENLLFNRTIHDNIAFANPALPRANVIAIARLAGADEFIARLPAGYDTMIEERGANLSGGQRQRIAIARALATNPPILIFDEATSALDYESERVIQTNMRHIVQGRTVIIIAHRLAAVRPCHRIVGMADGRIVEIGSHAELIAQPNGVYARLWALQNDQVDA; translated from the coding sequence ATGAATAGCCCCGAGATGACAGCCGCGCCGCAGGAGCAGCTCGATTCCGGCTTGAGGGCGCTGTGCGGCATCGCGGCCTTCTATCGGATCGCCGCCGATCCGAGGCATCTCGCCAACCAACTCGCGCTGACCGGGCGCTTAGCAAACGAGCGCGACCTCATCCGCGCTGCCGCCATTGTCGGCCTCAAGGCGCGTGTGGTCGCCAGGCTCACGCCCAAACGTATCGAGACGCTTCCGGTGCCGGCGATCGTGCGCATTGCCGACGGCTCCTTCCAGGTCTTCGGCGGCAAGAACCCCAGCGGCAGGTACCGCCTGGTCGATCCCATTACGCGCATCGACCGGGAACTCACACTCGAGGCGTTGCTGCAGGAGATCGGCGGCCAGATCGTGCTGATCGGCCGGCGTCTGCGCGGGCAAGGCTCGGATCCGCGCAGCTTCGGTCTTGGCTGGTTCCTGCCCTCGATCTGGCGCTACAGGAAACCGCTCGCCCATGTGCTGCTGGCCTCGCTTTTCGTGCAGATCTTCGCCTTGGTCACGCCTTTGTTCTTCCAGGTCGTGGTCGACAAGGTTCTGACCCATAAGGGCTACTCCACCTTGTTCGTACTGGTCGCCGGCATTGCCATCATCGGCCTGTTCGATATCGTGCTGCAATATCTGCGCAGCTACGCGCTCTCGCACACCACCAACCGCATCGATGTCGAACTCGGCCAGAAACTTTTCCAGCATCTGTTGCGGCTGCCGCTCGGCTATTTCGAAACGCGGTCGGCCGGCCAGACAGTGGCACGGGTGCGCGAGCTTGAGACCATCCGCAGCTTTCTGACAGGACAAGGGCTGTTCTCGGCCATCGACCTCGCCTTCACCCTCGTCTTCATCGCGGTGCTCTACGCCTATTCCTGGAAGCTGACCCTGATCGTGGTCGCCTCCATTCCCCTCTACATCCTGATCGCCGTCCTGGTGCGGCCCTCCTTGCGTGCGATGATCAAGGAGAAGTTCAACCGCGGGGCCGTCAGCCAGCAATTCCTGGTCGAGGCCATCGTCGGCATCCAGACGGTCAAGGCTGGTGCCGTCGAGCCGGTGATGCAGGCGCAATGGGCTGAGCGCCTAGCCGCCTATGTCCGCACCTCCTTCGACGCAACCATGCTGAGTGCCGGCGGCCAGAACGCCATCCAATATGTCTCCAAGCTCTCGACAGCTCTGCTGCTGCTGTTCGGGGCAAAGGCGGTGATCGACGGTGAACTCTCCGTCGGCGCGCTGGTTGCTTTCAACATGATCGCCAACCAGACGGTCCAACCGGTGCTGCGGCTCTCGCAGCTCTGGCAGGATTTCCAGCAGGTGCAGATCTCCGTCGACCGGCTTGGCGATATCCTCAACACGCCCATGGAGCGGGCACCGCAGACCAGCCTGGTGCTGCCGCCACCCAGGGGCGCGATTGACTTGCGCAATGTAACTTTCCGCTATCGGCCGGGCTCTCCCGAGGTGCTCAAGTCGGTGTCGCTGTCGATCCAACCCGGTGAGGTCATCGGCATTGTCGGCGCCTCCGGCTCGGGCAAGTCGACACTGACCAAGCTGATCCAGCGCCTGTACTCGGCCGAAGAGGGGCAGGTGCTGCTGGATGGCGCCGACCTGTCCCAGGTCGACCCGGCCTGGCTGCGTAGCCATATCGGCGTGGTGCTGCAGGAGAATTTGCTGTTCAACCGCACCATCCACGACAACATCGCGTTCGCCAATCCGGCGTTGCCCCGGGCCAACGTCATCGCCATCGCCAGGTTAGCCGGCGCCGACGAGTTCATCGCCAGGCTGCCGGCGGGCTACGACACCATGATCGAAGAGCGCGGTGCCAATCTTTCGGGCGGCCAGCGCCAGCGCATCGCCATTGCCCGGGCGCTGGCCACAAATCCGCCGATCCTGATCTTCGACGAAGCCACCTCGGCGCTCGATTACGAGAGCGAACGGGTCATCCAGACCAATATGCGCCATATCGTGCAGGGGCGGACCGTCATCATCATCGCCCACCGCCTCGCCGCCGTGCGGCCTTGCCACCGCATCGTCGGCATGGCCGACGGCCGTATCGTCGAGATCGGCAGCCATGCGGAACTGATTGCCCAACCAAACGGCGTCTATGCCCGGCTATGGGCATTGCAAAACGATCAGGTGGATGCCTGA
- a CDS encoding dienelactone hydrolase family protein yields MSRKLVLALVVVSLWLVSQAAHAADPDFDESHAFLHVVIDGKPYRLDSLVVKKSGAKGPLPLALVTHGTAISNRENRAENVEKFRPRARDLALRGWLAVVVIRRGYGRSDGPFPADGCKKPHVKRDLDVAADDLQAVIDVMKRRTDVDSSHIIAMGDSVGGATAIALGARNPAGLVGVISVSGGLHLNCAGWADKLVEAYRTFGATSHVPNLWLYAKNDSYFGPEVVDRLQTSFTEGGANLTSKELDPFQKEGHALFLAGGMQWLEKLDYFLQYNHLPTWSYDDASKIQRQLGLGGGGLRFAQQYLIAPTPKAMSFSPSVKRAFYQYDGTFGLAANRVAAISLCEKAKNTDCSIVMENDRWVGPASQ; encoded by the coding sequence ATGTCGAGGAAGCTTGTCCTCGCCTTAGTTGTTGTCAGCTTGTGGCTGGTTTCCCAAGCCGCCCATGCCGCCGACCCGGATTTCGACGAGAGCCACGCGTTTCTTCATGTCGTGATCGACGGGAAGCCCTATCGTCTCGACAGTCTTGTCGTGAAGAAATCGGGAGCAAAGGGGCCGCTGCCGCTTGCGCTAGTCACACATGGGACAGCTATCTCCAACCGGGAGAACCGGGCCGAGAACGTCGAAAAGTTCAGGCCGCGAGCCCGCGATCTGGCCTTAAGAGGCTGGCTGGCGGTTGTGGTGATCCGAAGGGGATATGGCCGGTCGGATGGCCCTTTTCCGGCGGATGGCTGCAAAAAACCGCATGTCAAACGGGATCTCGACGTGGCGGCGGATGATCTCCAGGCGGTGATCGACGTGATGAAGAGACGAACGGACGTCGATTCATCGCACATCATTGCCATGGGCGATTCCGTAGGCGGGGCTACCGCCATAGCGCTTGGTGCGCGCAATCCAGCCGGCCTGGTCGGCGTGATCAGTGTTTCCGGTGGCTTGCATCTCAATTGCGCGGGTTGGGCGGACAAGCTGGTCGAGGCGTACAGAACATTTGGCGCCACCAGCCACGTTCCGAATCTCTGGCTCTACGCGAAGAACGACAGCTATTTTGGGCCGGAGGTGGTTGACCGTTTGCAAACTTCATTCACGGAAGGCGGAGCAAATTTAACATCAAAGGAACTTGACCCTTTTCAGAAGGAAGGCCATGCCCTGTTTCTAGCAGGGGGAATGCAGTGGCTTGAGAAATTGGATTACTTCCTCCAGTACAATCATCTACCGACGTGGAGTTACGACGACGCATCTAAAATACAAAGGCAACTTGGTCTTGGAGGTGGCGGACTGCGGTTTGCCCAGCAGTACCTAATCGCACCAACGCCGAAAGCAATGTCTTTCTCACCGAGCGTGAAACGTGCCTTTTATCAATATGACGGCACATTCGGTCTTGCAGCTAACCGCGTCGCCGCGATTTCCCTGTGCGAGAAAGCGAAAAACACAGACTGCAGCATCGTGATGGAAAACGACCGCTGGGTTGGGCCTGCATCACAGTGA